Part of the Halomarina litorea genome is shown below.
GGTTCTCGGACAAGGCGGTCGAGCAGTTGCGCCGTCGTCGGGACGTCCGCTACGTCGAGGAGGACGGGACGATGCACGCCATCCACGGCGACGCGGGGGCGCGTGGCCCGAGGAACGGCGGCGGGGGCGACGTCGGGACGACGGCCGCCCAGACCCTCGGGTGGGGCGTCGACCGGGTCGACGCGGAGGTGGCCCACGCGAACGGCGCGACGGGTGCCAGCGCCGACGTCGCCGTCCTCGATACGGGTATCGACTCCGACCACCCCGACCTGCAGGGGAACCTCGGCGCGGGCAAGGCGTTCGTCAAGGCCCGCGGGAAGTACGCCGAGAAGTGGGACGACGACAACGACCACGGTACGCACTGTGCGGGTATCGCCGACGGTATCGACAACGGAGAGGGCGTCGTTGGCGTCTCGACGGCGGCGACGCTCCACGCCGTGAAGGTCCTCGACAAGCGCGGGTCGGGGTCGTTCTCCGACATCGCCGCCGGCGTCCAGTACGTTGCCGACCAGGGGTGGGACGTCGGGTCGATGAGCCTCGGCGCGTCCTCGGGGTCCCAGACGCTGAAGGACGCCTGCCAGTACGCCGTCGACCGGGGCGTGTTCCTCGTCGCGGCGGCGGGCAACAGCGGTCCCTGCAGCGACTGTGTGGGCTATCCCGCGAAGTACTCGACGGTGGTCGCCGTCTCCTCCACCGCGCCGGGCGACTCGCTGTCGGGGTTCTCCTCGACGGGTCCCGAAGTCGAACTCGCCGCTCCCGGGACGGACATCTACTCGACGGTTCCGGGCGGCTACGACACCTTCTCGGGCACCTCGATGGCCTGTCCCCACGTCGCGGGGGCGGCCGGGCTACTGATGGCGAACGGCGACTCCAACACCACCGCACGCTCCCAGTTGGGGAGCACCGCCGAGGACATCGGCCTCTCGGCCAACGAGTCCGGCGCGGGCCTCCTCGACGTGGCCGCCGCACTCGGCCTGCCGTCGAGCGACGACTGAGGTCGCGATTCGTCCCGTTTCGTCCTGTTTCGTCCCTCGCTCAGCGCCCGACCCAGGCCCGCAACTGCTCGCGCGAGAACAGCGTCGACGGTTCGTCCATGTGGACTGCTATCTCCCCGGAGAGCGCCTTCAGTCCCGCGCGCTGGACGGGCCGCGGGAGCGAGTACGCCAGTCGCACCGCGTGGCCCAGTCGAATCTCGGTCCGCAGGTCGTCGCGCCACGCGCGTTCGTAGTCGCCGAGCGTCCCCGGTCTCGACGGATCGACCTCGCGGGCGGCGTGGTCGGCCGCGCGCATCCCGTAGAGGATGCCGCCGCCGGTGAACGGCTTGGTCTGCCCGGCGGCGTCACCCAGCAGGAGGCTCCGCCGGCCCGTCACCCGCTTGGGCGGGCCGATGGGGATGAGGCCGGAACAGCGGTGGTCGAGTTCGACGCCGTACTCGGTACACAGGTCGTCGAACCGGCCCGACACGTCGTCGCCGGGGCGGGCCGCGAGACCGTACTCGACGCCTCCGTCGCCGCGCGGGATGCGCCACGCGAAGAAGCGCGGGACGGTGAGGTGGACGTCGACGAACCCCTGATGGTCCGGTTCGGCGTCGAACCCGAGGACGCCGTGGAGGAACTCGCCGGGGTCGGGGAGACCGCAGGCCGCCCGGACCCGCGAGCGCGGGCCGTCCGCGCCGACGACCATCCGCGCCTCGTGTCTCTCGACGCCGTCCGGCCCGGTCACGACCACCTCGACGCCCTCGCGCGTCTCGGTGACGCCGGTGACGGTGTGGCCGTCGCGCACGTCCGCGCCCGCCTCGCCGGCCGCCCGCGCGAGGACCTTGTCGAGGCCGACGCGGTCGATGGCGTTGGAGATGGCCTCGCGCTTGTAGAACGGTTCGCCGGCGGTGTCGGGGCCGCCGACGTGGAAGCGCGCGCCGCGAATCTCGTTCTGGAAGAGGTCCTCGCGGGCGCCCTCGGGGACGTACTCCCAGAGGTCGAGGCTGACGTGGCCCGAACACGCGAGGGGCTTCCCCACCTCGCCCTGTTCGAAGACGAGGACGTCGTGGCCCGCCTCGGCGCTCCGCCGGGCGAACCGGGACCCCGCGGGTCCGGCACCCACGACGATGAAATCGTGCATCGACCGTCCATCGAACGGCGCCGGTCGAATATCTTCTGTCTTCACTCGTTGCCCCCGGTCGGTCGTCCCCCGCGTCGACTACGGGACGACTGCCATCCCGCGCGGGGCCTGCCCCCGGTAGCCGTCGTGCCAGTCCACGTCAAGCGGCCGCCAGGAGCGGCCGGCGTCCGTCGAGCGATACGGCCCGTGGTTCGTCAGCGCGAAGAACTCGCCGTCCCCGCCCGGGGCGAGGACCGCCCGGAGCAGTCCATCCGGGTCCGGGAGGCCGTCCATCGTCCGCTTCCACTCCCCGTCCTCGCTCCGGTAGACGTAGGACTCGGCCTCCGAGGGGGTGTGGGCCGTCCACGCGCTGGAGGCACTCGAGACGACGACGGTGTCCGGGTCGCCGGGGTCGACGGCGACGCTCCAGCAGTAGCGGTGGTCGAGGCCGGCCTGCGAGTGGTCCCACGTCTCGCCGCCGTCGGTCGTCTCGGCGTAGCCGTCGCCCGCGGCGGCGTACAGTCGCCCCGGGGCGTCGGGGTGCGTGGCGAGGGTGTGGTTGTCCCGACGTGCCGTGGGGACGCGGTCGGTCCACGTCTCCCCGCCGTCGTCGCTGGTGACGAGGGCCCCCGCCTCGATGCTCACCGCGAGGCGGTCGGGGTCGTGTGGCGACTGCGAGATCCAGCGGACGTGGTGAGTCTCCGGACGGGGCGGGAAGTACCACTCCTCGCTGGAAGGGAGGTCGGTCAGCCCCGGTCGCTCCGCCCACGTCTCGCCGGCGTCCGTCGAGTGATAGACCCGGGAGGGTTCGGTCCCGACCCACACCTCGTCCGGGTCGTGCGGGCTGACGGTGACGGCGGTGACGGACTCGCCGACGACGTCACCGCCCACGCGGTCCCACGTCTCGCCGCCGTCGGTGCTCCGGCGGAGGCCGGCGTCGAACGTGCCACAGAACACCCGGTCGGGGACGTCGGGCGAGGCGGCGACGCACTCCAGGTCGTGGTCGGCGAACCGCTCACGGAGCGTCCACTCCTCGTCGGTCCCCTCGAGGACGACGAGTGCGTCGCGGAGGGCGGCGTAGATGCGCGTCATACCCGTCGGTCGGCGTCGGTCGCCAAAGAACCGACCGCTCTCCACCGCTCAGGCGCTCGCGACGGCGGGGTCGCTCTCGTACTCGTAGCCATCGAGGTCGCTCGCGGCCAGCCACGACTCGATGGCCTCGACGCCCTCCTCGCGGGCGCTCGCCTCGTCGTCGCCCGCGACGCCGACCGCGAGGGTCAGCGTCACCACCATCCGGTACGGCTCGAAGGGACCCGCGGGTTGCTCGTAGACGGCCGCGTGGTCGACGGCGAACGACCCGCCGTCCGGTTCGGTCCCGCGCAGTCGTTCGCGCAGTTTCCGCCGCGCGCTACTCCGTGCGGTCCCCTCCGTCGAGTCGCTGACCGTCACGACCGTCTTCACCGTCCGTTCGACTTCGTAGCGCGCCACTCAGCGCTCACCCCGGACGTCGTTCGCGTGCATGGTGGACGTGTTCGCCCCCGAGGGGATGACCGTTTCGCCCGTCGCGCTCACAGCGTGAGACACCCCTTGACGACCGCGGGGTCGCGTGCCCGCTCGAACGCCTCGCCCACGTCCGCGAGGGGAGCGGTGAAGTCCACGATACCCGCCACGTCGACGCGCCCGTCGGCCAGCAGGGACACCGCCGCCGGGTAGGTGTTGCTGTAGCGGAAGGACCCCCGCACGTCGAGTTCGTCGTCCACCAGCGAGAGCACGTCGTACTCCGCTTCGGCCTGCGCCGCGAGGCCCACCTGCACGACGACGCCGCCCCGCCGGGCGCAGGCGGGGGCCGCCTCGATGGCCGGGCGCGCGCCGGAGGCTTCGACGACCACGTCCACGCCCCGACCGCTGGTGTAGTCGTCGACGGCGCCCGCGAGGTCACCCGTCGCGTCGACGACCGCGTCGGCTCCCCGTTCTCGTGCGCGGTCGAGTTTCGCCGGGACCACGTCCGCGACGAGTACCTCCGTCGCGCCCGCCGCCCGCGCCGCGTCCATCGTCAGCAGGCCGATGGGCCCCGCGCCGGTTATCAGGACGGTGTCGCCCACGCCCACGTCGCCGCGGCGACAGACGTGGATACCCACGGAGAGGGGTTCACAGAGCGCTCCCGCGCGCGTGCTCACGTTCCGCGGGAGGGGGTGACAGAGGTCGGCGGGCCACGCGACGTACTCCGCGAGTGCGCCGTCGTGGGGCGGCGTCGCCATGAAGCGCACGTCGGGACAGAGGTGGTACTCGCCGCGCTTGCACCACTCGCACTCCCTGCAGGGGACGCCCGGTTCGATTGCGACCCGGTCGCCCGACTGGAGGGCGGTCACGCCGTCGCCCGCGCCGACCACCTCGCCGGCGGCCTCGTGGCCGAGAATCAGGGGCGACTCGACGACGTAGTCGCCGATGCGCCCGTGGTCGTAGTAGTGGAGGTCCGACCCGCAGATGCCCACCTCGCCGACGCGGACGAGGACCTCGCCGGGCGCGGGGTCGGGTCGCTCCCGCTCTTCGAGTTCGAGAGTGCCGGGTTCGGTGAGGACAGCGACCTGCATACCTCGTCTACTCCTCGCGGAGGCAAAACGGTTCGTCGCCGGGGGTCCCGACTAGTCGTCGCCCGCGGCGGCCTTCACGCGCTTCTCGTCCGCCCGCGGGCCGTCGAGGTCCACGTCCGGCAGGAGGTCACGCAGATAGCGTCCCGTGTGTGACGCCTCGACCGTCGCCACCTCCTCGGGAGTGCCCGCGGCCACGAGGTCGCCGCCGTTCTCGCCGCCCTCGGGGCCGAGGTCGACGACGTGGTCGGCATTCTTCACGAG
Proteins encoded:
- a CDS encoding NAD(P)-dependent alcohol dehydrogenase; translation: MQVAVLTEPGTLELEERERPDPAPGEVLVRVGEVGICGSDLHYYDHGRIGDYVVESPLILGHEAAGEVVGAGDGVTALQSGDRVAIEPGVPCRECEWCKRGEYHLCPDVRFMATPPHDGALAEYVAWPADLCHPLPRNVSTRAGALCEPLSVGIHVCRRGDVGVGDTVLITGAGPIGLLTMDAARAAGATEVLVADVVPAKLDRARERGADAVVDATGDLAGAVDDYTSGRGVDVVVEASGARPAIEAAPACARRGGVVVQVGLAAQAEAEYDVLSLVDDELDVRGSFRYSNTYPAAVSLLADGRVDVAGIVDFTAPLADVGEAFERARDPAVVKGCLTL
- a CDS encoding WD40/YVTN/BNR-like repeat-containing protein, with the translated sequence MTRIYAALRDALVVLEGTDEEWTLRERFADHDLECVAASPDVPDRVFCGTFDAGLRRSTDGGETWDRVGGDVVGESVTAVTVSPHDPDEVWVGTEPSRVYHSTDAGETWAERPGLTDLPSSEEWYFPPRPETHHVRWISQSPHDPDRLAVSIEAGALVTSDDGGETWTDRVPTARRDNHTLATHPDAPGRLYAAAGDGYAETTDGGETWDHSQAGLDHRYCWSVAVDPGDPDTVVVSSASSAWTAHTPSEAESYVYRSEDGEWKRTMDGLPDPDGLLRAVLAPGGDGEFFALTNHGPYRSTDAGRSWRPLDVDWHDGYRGQAPRGMAVVP
- a CDS encoding geranylgeranyl reductase family protein, which gives rise to MHDFIVVGAGPAGSRFARRSAEAGHDVLVFEQGEVGKPLACSGHVSLDLWEYVPEGAREDLFQNEIRGARFHVGGPDTAGEPFYKREAISNAIDRVGLDKVLARAAGEAGADVRDGHTVTGVTETREGVEVVVTGPDGVERHEARMVVGADGPRSRVRAACGLPDPGEFLHGVLGFDAEPDHQGFVDVHLTVPRFFAWRIPRGDGGVEYGLAARPGDDVSGRFDDLCTEYGVELDHRCSGLIPIGPPKRVTGRRSLLLGDAAGQTKPFTGGGILYGMRAADHAAREVDPSRPGTLGDYERAWRDDLRTEIRLGHAVRLAYSLPRPVQRAGLKALSGEIAVHMDEPSTLFSREQLRAWVGR
- a CDS encoding S8 family peptidase, which translates into the protein MSHDSTTRRQFLGGTAVGLVGTLFAGTAAAGGAPKRIVGTSTPEAAEEARDRAESVGRTLDFDDIGMAVAGRFSDKAVEQLRRRRDVRYVEEDGTMHAIHGDAGARGPRNGGGGDVGTTAAQTLGWGVDRVDAEVAHANGATGASADVAVLDTGIDSDHPDLQGNLGAGKAFVKARGKYAEKWDDDNDHGTHCAGIADGIDNGEGVVGVSTAATLHAVKVLDKRGSGSFSDIAAGVQYVADQGWDVGSMSLGASSGSQTLKDACQYAVDRGVFLVAAAGNSGPCSDCVGYPAKYSTVVAVSSTAPGDSLSGFSSTGPEVELAAPGTDIYSTVPGGYDTFSGTSMACPHVAGAAGLLMANGDSNTTARSQLGSTAEDIGLSANESGAGLLDVAAALGLPSSDD